A stretch of the Chlamydiales bacterium STE3 genome encodes the following:
- a CDS encoding Uncharacterized protein (Product derived from UniProtKB/Trembl:K2ECD6), which translates to MTIQQQHHHEQARMAIDMPSEEHKRLKAMAAFMGIKDLVFSCLRDYLISDNETLKAFQETDERKELV; encoded by the coding sequence ATGACTATTCAGCAGCAACATCATCATGAACAGGCAAGGATGGCTATAGATATGCCTTCTGAAGAGCATAAGCGGCTGAAAGCAATGGCTGCCTTTATGGGAATAAAAGACCTAGTTTTTAGTTGCCTAAGAGATTATTTAATCAGTGACAATGAAACTTTAAAAGCTTTCCAAGAAACCGATGAAAGAAAAGAGTTAGTTTAA